The genomic stretch AAGTGACGATGAGAATGTGATATTTATTGACTTTGAATCATCCTCAATTAGACCAATGATTATGTTCTTTGAACATTACGGAGAGGGATATGAATCAATACCAAATACTCCTAAAGATATTGACCTCGCAGAACGATCATTTTTAGAAGCTTGGAATGATCAATCCGGTAGAACAATTGAGTGGGAGTGTTTTCGACATAGTCAAATATGTGCGATGATTTATTATAAAATTTACAATCATGTTTATTGGATTCAAAAATTTTTAGATGGAAATAGCGTAGAAGAAACAACGGAATGGATTAATAATGATTCAGAAAAATTAAAAGATTTGATAGTTAAACTAGAAGCTGCAGACATCCTCTAACACATAATATTTACTCAGCGGGGCTTACTTCCCTCGGTAAACAGATGTATAATTGTGGAATATTTTCAGGCAACACCAACCCAGCCTAAGACTGGGTTGTGTCGTGAATAACAGGAACGTTAGCCATAGCTATTTTGAGAACACTTTTAATACAATGGCTTCTTCCAGAAAACCCTTCGTGTAACAACAGAATTACGCTCAAAATTCACACTGAGAAACGAGTGGTTATAGTCAGCCCCCTAAGCTCGTCGGGACGTCACTGCTTTAGGTGTTCAGTAAGCCTAAGCTTTAAGCAGCGACTCCTAGGGGACAAGACGTCATCAATACAAAAAATCCGCTGAGATTCGTGTGGAGTTTATAAGAAGGAGAAGTATATGAACAAAATAAAAGATCTTCTAAGAGATGTACAAAATAATAATTTCAAAACACCTATGGGAACAGACATAAATCAACTAGTCAAAGAAATGATTCTATACATTGGGTCAGTTGATCATGAATTGAGAGATAAGCTCATTTATGGAACTTTATATAGATGGATAATGGATCAAGAGCTAAGTGTAGATTTAGTAAGACAATTGCTATATGTGACTTTAGATGATGATCATTTATTCCATGGAATAGGTGATATCGATCAAGATACAGTATTTACACGTTCCTTTTCAGTACTGTTTGTACCACTTGCATTACATTATAACGATATCTTCAATTACTTAACTGAATCTGATTATGAATATGTATACTCGAGAGTAACCTTGTATTTCGAACGCGAGAAGGATTTTAGAGGATATATATTAGATAAGGGTTGGGCACATTCTATTGCACATGCAGCCGATGCTTTAGCTTCGATTGCAGCTGCGTCCTATTATTCTCGTGAACATTTATTGTTTATTTTAGAGTTAATAGGAGAAAAGAGTTATTTTAATAACTATTATTTTATAAACGGAGAAGATGAAAGGATGGCAGAGGTAGTCATTCAAATTGTAAAACGCAATAAACTAAAGAAAGATATTTTACTTAATTGGGTGCAACAACTTGGTGACTTTAAAAGATTAGATATATATCCTCAAGATGATATAAAGAGAGGAAATACAAAAAATCTTTTGCGTAGTGTCTATTTCAAATTACTGGATATTAATGGGTCTGAGGTTATAACAAATGAAATAGTAAAAACATTAAAAAAATCTAAATCTATTTAAATCAAAGAAGTTAAGGACGTCTAATAACAACCTATACTCTACATATTACTTACTCTACTAAATCGCTTGAAGGGGAAAGTGCCAAGAATATGAACATAGTTGAATAACCTTTGAATACAACAACATTATATGTAGTTGGACAAGTTATTATTTGGGGAACAATAGAATGGAGATCACTATGATAATTCGTAAAAGTAAATTTGCTGTCAAGGGATTAAGATACAACATTAGAACTGCCATCCATGGAGATTCAAGTTATTTGTCCGAAGTAAGATTACAGATAGATGGAGAAACAGAAAACATGGACAGGGAAAGAGGAGAGGCATTTTTAGATAAGTCAGGTTTAGAAGACATAATTAAATTAGACAGTGAACATTCAAAAGCTTTATTTTTAGTTGTTGAAGTTAAAGATCGAATAGTTGGATTTTCGCGCTGTGTGGGAAATGACTTAAAGAGAACTAAGCATAGGGTTGAATTTGGTGTGTGCATCTTAAAGAACTATTGGGGTTATGGGATGGGAAAGAACTTGTTAAAAGAAACAATATTCTGGGCAGATTCTATCGGAATAAAGAAAATAGAACTGAATGTACTGGAAACCAATGAAAGTGCCATCGAACTATATAAATCTTTCGGTTTTGAAATTGAAGGCGTATTAAAGTATGATAAATTACTTTCAGACGGCAAATATTATAACACCATAGTCATGGGGAGAATTAATCAACATGTGCTTTAACGATAAACGACAGCAAAAAGTAGGTGGATTTCTGTCGTGAATATAATAACGTTAGAAGAAAGTGCGCGAGATCCTAAGAACGGGAGTGATTATTATTAAATTCGTATTGTTATTTGGACCCCAAGCCGTTGGGAAGATGACTGTTGGTCATGAATTAACAAAGATAACTGAATTAAAGTTATTTCACAATCACATGTCTATTGAATTGTTCCATCCTTTCTTTGGTTTCGGCAGCGAAACATGGAGACTATCTGAAATCGTAAGAAGAGAGTTCTTTGAATCGTTCTCGAATAGCAACCAGTATGGGCTTATTTTTACTTACGTATGGGGGTTTGATCTTCAAGCAGATTGGGAATTTGTTAAACAAACATGTGATATCTTTGAATCGAAAGGTGCCGAAATCTATTTCGTTGAATTAGAAGCAAATATAGAAGAAAGAATAACAAGAAATGCAACGGATTTTAGACTTGATCAAAAACCAACAAAAAGAAATGTTGAACAATCTGAAATGGACTTGATCAGTACGATGGAAAAACATAGACTCAATTCTCATAAAGGAGAAATTACAAGAGAAAACTATTTGAGAATTGATAATACTAATTTAAGTGCAGATGAAGTCGCAGGAATTATTAAGGACACATTCCAATTTTAAAGCTTACACAGGTAATTCAAGTGAGTGTCAATATCTTATAACACCGTGTTAGACATCTGTTCTATATGATTCCAGCTTTCCTTATTGACTACAAGTTTTTAAATGAAACACAGTCGTTATTATTTGTACCCATGAACATATCCGAATAATACAACTACAAAGTAATCTAGCAAGGATTCGCAGATCTGAGACAGCATCTATGAATTGAAGCCAAACAAGTTTACATAAGGCAATACTTTATATGACGTGAGTTTCGAAATATGGGATTCGGAATTGCTGGAATAGAACTATTGAGAAGCACACGCAGGACGTAAAAAGGATTGCGCATATGCCTCTCAGGTTTGTAGGTACATTATGTTAGGCAATAACCGCGAACTACACTAAAAAAACAAAAAGGAGTTAGAAGCGAAAATGGAATTAAAACTTGTCCCAGTAAATTCTGAAAATAAAAGTATACTCATTAATTTATATGAACTGTACGAGTATGACTTCAGTAAATATACAGGTCGAGATGTCGATAGAAACGGCAAATTTGAAGTAAACATAGATTACTATTGGGAAGGCGACGAAAGGTGGAATCCATTTTTTATAAAAGTAGCAGATATAATCGTAGGTTTTATAGTAGTTCTTTTTGAGAATATGGATACGATCCAGATCCGACGCATGTGATATACGATTTCATGGTTTTACAGAAATATAGAAGATCGGGTATAGGTCGTAAAGCAGCGATAGAAGCATTTAAAATGTATGAAGCAAATTGGAAAATTTCGCAAATGGAGAGCAACCTTCTGGCAAGAACCTTCTGGAAAAATGTAATAGAAGGTTATAAAGGAACTAATTACACTGAACATTATGTACAAGACCAGAAAAAATATATACAAGAATTTAGTACAAGAAATTAAAGCATTTTTTGAGGGGGATTCAGTACGGTATTGTTTAATAAAATATTCACCATCGATCCGGCTGGTACTGACCCGGAACCGGTTTGAGAAATTCCTTAAAAATAGTATGGGGCAGAAAAATGCGATGCTAACTGTGTGGGCATAGCCGGTAGCTCTGCCACCATTAGCTTCTTAGGTTCGAGAACTCAAATACGTTATAAAAATTAGAGCAAGTAATAAAGAACTATTATTAATTTTGAACAGGCAGATTAACCCCTAACCCCTTGATTTATTTATTATGTAGAAAGTATAATTTTATATGGAAAATAGATACATAAAAGTAAATTTAAATTTGGAAAGGGTGAACGTAATGATTTTTTGGCGAGGATGGGGAATTATCGGTATCATTTTTCCTGTATTAATAGTTGCTATACTCGCATCACTAGGATTTAATGATGAAAATTTCCAATGGTATTACTTTATCGGTTTAACCTTATCCGCTATACTTATATGGTTTATCGGTAAGCGTTTGAATAGAGATAAAGATGAAATTTTCATGAATGAAAGAACAGGAGAACGGTTTAAAATAGGAAATCGCCATACACTATTTTTTATCCCCCTACAATACTATGCGATAGTTTATCCCGTTTTAGGCATCATCCCATTCTTTGCATAAAATTAATAAAAAAACACGTTTATTTTGCATTGTCAAAGAAAACGTGTTTTTTTATTAATTAAATGGTCTAGGGTCGTTAAGATAAAGGGGAACGATAAGAATATAACGGATAAAGGGGGTATCAGAAATATGGAATAAAGATCTCAAGAAGAGCACAAATATCAATGTGTAACCAAAGGAGCATATAGAAACTATTGATTTATTTTTAATTCAACGCTTTTTATTACATTTCGCAGTTAGCGGACTCTTCAGTCTATAAGTCGGTAGGACGCCTTGAACAATAGAATGTTATATGAAACGTTATGGCCTAATGGTTGCCGCAACTGACAAAGGAGACGAAACAATGAAAAAGTATATACTCTTCGATCATGATGGTGTTTTGGTTGATACTGAATTCTGGTATTACAAAGCGGGAGAACGCGCTCTGGCCGACATTGGATTTACTTTGAACAAAGATCAATACCTCCGCGACATGACCCAGTCATTGGGCACGTGGTCCCAGGCAAGGGCGGCAGGTATTGATGAACAGACCATCAGCAAGCAGCGGGATGTCCGTAACATCTAT from Paenibacillus polygoni encodes the following:
- a CDS encoding DUF2785 domain-containing protein, with product MNKIKDLLRDVQNNNFKTPMGTDINQLVKEMILYIGSVDHELRDKLIYGTLYRWIMDQELSVDLVRQLLYVTLDDDHLFHGIGDIDQDTVFTRSFSVLFVPLALHYNDIFNYLTESDYEYVYSRVTLYFEREKDFRGYILDKGWAHSIAHAADALASIAAASYYSREHLLFILELIGEKSYFNNYYFINGEDERMAEVVIQIVKRNKLKKDILLNWVQQLGDFKRLDIYPQDDIKRGNTKNLLRSVYFKLLDINGSEVITNEIVKTLKKSKSI
- a CDS encoding GNAT family N-acetyltransferase → MIIRKSKFAVKGLRYNIRTAIHGDSSYLSEVRLQIDGETENMDRERGEAFLDKSGLEDIIKLDSEHSKALFLVVEVKDRIVGFSRCVGNDLKRTKHRVEFGVCILKNYWGYGMGKNLLKETIFWADSIGIKKIELNVLETNESAIELYKSFGFEIEGVLKYDKLLSDGKYYNTIVMGRINQHVL
- a CDS encoding DEAD/DEAH box helicase family protein is translated as MKFVLLFGPQAVGKMTVGHELTKITELKLFHNHMSIELFHPFFGFGSETWRLSEIVRREFFESFSNSNQYGLIFTYVWGFDLQADWEFVKQTCDIFESKGAEIYFVELEANIEERITRNATDFRLDQKPTKRNVEQSEMDLISTMEKHRLNSHKGEITRENYLRIDNTNLSADEVAGIIKDTFQF